A window of Costertonia aggregata contains these coding sequences:
- the tatC gene encoding twin-arginine translocase subunit TatC codes for MAKKTKKSPNEMSFLDHLEELRWHLIRSTLAVVIVGSVAFLMKEFIFDTIIFGPKKMDFPTYRFFCKAATFIGFDSAFCADALPFTIQNREMSGQFSAHIWTSIWAGFIVGFPYVLYEMWKFISPGLHDNERKNSRGFILIASFLFFLGVLFGYYVVAPLSINFLGTYQVSKEVSNEIDIASFIATVRSSVIACGIIFELPIIIFFLTKVGLVTPEILKKYRKIAIVVVLIISAVITPPDVASQIIVAIPVLILYQVSIYISKVVLKREAKKMSKNVRRS; via the coding sequence ATGGCAAAAAAAACCAAAAAATCCCCAAACGAAATGTCCTTTTTGGACCATTTGGAAGAGTTACGTTGGCACCTGATCCGTTCTACCCTCGCCGTGGTCATTGTTGGTAGTGTTGCCTTTTTAATGAAAGAATTTATTTTTGACACCATCATATTCGGTCCTAAAAAAATGGACTTCCCCACCTATCGTTTCTTTTGTAAAGCTGCCACATTTATTGGGTTTGATTCAGCTTTTTGTGCAGATGCGCTACCTTTTACCATTCAAAACAGGGAGATGTCCGGACAGTTTTCAGCGCATATATGGACTTCTATCTGGGCGGGGTTCATAGTAGGTTTCCCATACGTTCTTTATGAGATGTGGAAATTTATAAGTCCCGGACTGCATGATAATGAAAGAAAAAACTCAAGGGGATTTATTCTTATCGCTTCATTCCTCTTTTTCTTGGGGGTGCTTTTTGGATACTATGTTGTAGCACCCTTATCCATAAATTTTTTGGGAACTTATCAAGTAAGTAAAGAGGTAAGTAACGAAATAGATATCGCTTCTTTTATAGCTACGGTACGATCATCAGTCATTGCCTGTGGTATTATATTTGAACTGCCCATCATCATATTTTTCTTGACCAAGGTCGGTCTGGTTACACCGGAAATCCTCAAAAAATACAGGAAAATAGCAATTGTAGTCGTTTTGATCATATCTGCGGTCATTACACCGCCAGATGTAGCCAGTCAAATTATCGTGGCGATTCCTGTACTGATTTTGTACCAAGTAAGTATATACATTTCTAAGGTAGTATTAAAGAGAGAAGCAAAAAAAATGAGCAAAAATGTCCGACGCAGTTGA
- a CDS encoding KpsF/GutQ family sugar-phosphate isomerase translates to MEAKAIQNLERFINEEFSEAVDCIMNSQGRVIISGIGKSALIASKIVATLNSTGTPAIFMHAADAIHGDLGTVQKNDVVVCISKSGNTPEIKMLVPLIKRGKNKLIAIVGNMDSHLANHADFVLNTFVEKEACPNNLAPTTSTTAQLVMGDALAITLLHLRGFSSKDFAHYHPGGSLGKRLYLTVGDIAKDNMMPQVNVDTDIKKVIVEISEKMLGVTAVIDDDKIIGVVTDGDIRRMLNKYDNISGLLAKDIMTSNPKTVQKNILAVEALDIMQQKGISQLLAVDGDTYIGVVHLHNLIKEGIL, encoded by the coding sequence ATGGAAGCCAAGGCTATCCAAAATCTAGAGCGTTTTATCAACGAGGAATTCAGCGAAGCGGTTGATTGTATTATGAATTCCCAAGGCCGGGTCATCATTTCGGGCATCGGGAAAAGTGCGCTCATTGCATCAAAAATAGTGGCGACGCTCAACTCCACAGGAACTCCAGCTATTTTTATGCATGCTGCGGATGCCATTCACGGGGATTTGGGCACGGTACAAAAAAACGATGTGGTCGTGTGCATTTCAAAAAGTGGAAACACCCCCGAAATCAAAATGCTGGTACCTTTGATAAAAAGGGGAAAGAACAAATTGATAGCTATTGTTGGGAATATGGACTCCCATTTGGCCAATCATGCCGATTTTGTCCTCAATACTTTTGTTGAAAAAGAAGCTTGTCCCAATAATTTGGCCCCGACCACCAGTACAACGGCACAATTGGTCATGGGCGATGCCTTGGCCATTACTTTATTGCACTTAAGAGGGTTCAGCAGCAAAGATTTTGCCCACTATCACCCTGGGGGTTCGTTAGGAAAGCGATTGTACTTGACCGTAGGGGATATCGCAAAAGACAATATGATGCCCCAAGTGAATGTTGATACCGATATCAAAAAGGTAATCGTAGAGATATCTGAAAAAATGTTGGGGGTAACCGCTGTGATTGACGATGACAAGATAATTGGTGTAGTAACAGATGGGGACATTCGTAGAATGCTGAACAAATATGACAATATTAGCGGTTTATTGGCCAAAGACATCATGACCTCCAACCCAAAGACCGTACAAAAGAATATCCTGGCCGTAGAAGCGTTGGATATTATGCAGCAAAAAGGAATATCCCAATTATTGGCCGTAGATGGGGACACTTATATCGGCGTGGTTCATTTACATAATTTGATAAAAGAAGGAATCCTGTAA
- a CDS encoding RecQ family ATP-dependent DNA helicase gives MGFNEVDLHASLKRYFGFSKFKGLQEDVIKNILQGYNTFVIMPTGGGKSLCYQLPALMQEGTAIVVSPLIALMKNQVDAIRGVSSEYGVAHVLNSSLNKTEVKQVKEDISNGITKLLYVAPESLTKEEYVNFLQSEKISFVAIDEAHCISEWGHDFRPEYRNLKSIINRLGDNIPIIGLTATATPKVEEDIIKNLGITDAKTFKASFNRPNLYYEVRPKTQNVDADIIRFVKQNAGKSGIVYCLSRKRVEELAQVLQVNGVSAVPYHAGFDGKTRSKYQDMFLMEDVDVVVATIAFGMGIDKPDVRYVIHHDIPKSIESYYQETGRAGRDGGEGHCLAFYSYKDVEKLEKFMSGKPVAEQEIGNALLQEIVAYAETSMSRRKFILHYFGEEFDEVNGDGASMDDNTRNPKPKEEAKENLEKLLKVVQGTNEKFKSKEIVNALRGKVNALIASHKTDEKPFFGIGSDKDKSYWMALVRQALVAGYLKKEIEQYGILHLTPKGNQFLANPVSFMMTHDHVYNKENDDAIVSAAKSGGGVADVKLLKQLKDLRKREATKLGMPPFVIFQDPSLEDMALKYPISMDELINIHGVGEGKAKKYGKPFIGLISQYVEENEIIRPDDLVVKSTGANSGLKLYIIQNVDRKLPLNDIAAAKGLEIPELVKEMEQIVFSGTKLNIGYWIDEILDEDQQEEIHEYFLEADTDGIDAALEEFDGEYEDEELRLYRLKFMSEVAN, from the coding sequence ATGGGTTTTAATGAAGTTGACTTACATGCATCCCTAAAAAGGTATTTTGGTTTTTCCAAGTTCAAGGGTCTTCAGGAAGATGTCATAAAAAATATACTACAAGGATATAACACTTTTGTAATTATGCCTACAGGTGGTGGTAAATCTTTGTGCTATCAGTTACCCGCTTTAATGCAAGAAGGTACGGCCATAGTAGTTTCGCCCTTGATCGCATTGATGAAAAACCAGGTTGATGCCATACGAGGCGTGTCTTCCGAATATGGCGTAGCCCATGTCCTAAACTCATCGCTCAACAAAACCGAAGTAAAACAGGTAAAGGAAGACATATCCAATGGCATCACAAAATTGTTGTACGTAGCTCCGGAATCCCTCACCAAGGAGGAATACGTCAATTTTCTTCAATCAGAAAAAATATCGTTTGTAGCTATAGACGAAGCACATTGCATTTCGGAATGGGGCCATGATTTTAGACCGGAGTACCGCAATTTGAAATCTATAATAAATCGATTGGGAGACAATATACCCATTATTGGCTTGACGGCCACGGCCACTCCAAAAGTAGAGGAGGACATTATAAAAAATCTAGGGATAACTGATGCCAAAACCTTTAAAGCATCCTTTAACCGGCCCAACCTATATTACGAAGTACGGCCAAAAACCCAGAATGTAGATGCGGACATCATCCGTTTCGTAAAACAAAATGCAGGCAAATCGGGCATTGTATATTGTTTGAGCAGAAAACGGGTAGAGGAGCTAGCCCAGGTGTTACAAGTAAACGGGGTCAGTGCAGTGCCCTACCATGCGGGTTTTGATGGTAAAACACGTTCCAAATATCAAGATATGTTCCTTATGGAAGATGTTGATGTGGTCGTAGCTACCATTGCTTTTGGTATGGGTATAGACAAGCCTGACGTGCGATATGTTATACACCACGATATCCCCAAAAGTATAGAAAGTTATTATCAAGAAACCGGTAGGGCGGGCCGTGATGGGGGCGAAGGCCATTGTTTGGCCTTTTATTCATACAAAGACGTGGAAAAGCTCGAAAAGTTCATGTCGGGGAAACCTGTCGCCGAACAGGAAATAGGAAATGCCCTTTTACAAGAAATAGTAGCGTATGCGGAGACATCAATGTCACGCAGGAAATTTATTCTTCATTATTTCGGAGAGGAGTTTGATGAGGTCAACGGAGACGGAGCGAGCATGGATGACAATACCCGAAACCCCAAGCCAAAGGAAGAAGCCAAGGAAAACTTGGAGAAACTGTTGAAGGTCGTTCAAGGTACCAACGAAAAATTCAAGTCAAAAGAAATCGTGAATGCGCTACGTGGTAAAGTGAATGCGTTGATTGCCTCACATAAAACCGATGAAAAACCTTTTTTTGGTATCGGTTCGGACAAGGATAAAAGTTATTGGATGGCCTTGGTACGCCAAGCTTTGGTTGCCGGCTATTTGAAGAAAGAAATTGAACAATACGGGATTTTGCACCTAACGCCCAAAGGAAACCAATTTTTGGCAAACCCCGTTTCTTTCATGATGACGCACGATCATGTGTACAATAAAGAGAATGACGATGCCATTGTCAGTGCCGCAAAATCTGGAGGTGGCGTAGCAGATGTAAAACTATTGAAACAATTGAAGGATTTACGAAAAAGAGAGGCCACAAAGTTAGGGATGCCTCCTTTTGTCATCTTTCAGGACCCTTCTTTGGAAGATATGGCCTTAAAATACCCCATATCCATGGATGAATTAATCAATATTCACGGTGTAGGGGAAGGTAAGGCCAAAAAATATGGCAAACCCTTCATTGGCCTTATTTCCCAGTATGTAGAGGAGAATGAAATTATACGTCCTGATGATTTGGTGGTCAAAAGCACGGGAGCCAACTCAGGTCTTAAGTTATATATTATTCAAAATGTGGACAGAAAGTTGCCGTTAAACGATATTGCGGCAGCCAAAGGTCTAGAGATTCCCGAGCTCGTGAAGGAAATGGAACAAATCGTCTTTAGTGGCACCAAATTGAATATTGGGTATTGGATTGATGAGATTCTGGACGAAGATCAACAAGAAGAAATTCACGAATATTTTTTAGAAGCCGATACCGATGGTATCGATGCGGCCTTGGAAGAGTTTGATGGCGAGTATGAAGATGAAGAACTGCGTTTGTACCGCCTAAAGTTTATGAGCGAGGTGGCCAATTGA
- a CDS encoding DUF2752 domain-containing protein, giving the protein MYIIIGALLISIIPLYYFYDPGNVTNFPKCPFYTITGFLCTGCGSQRALHDLLHLNIIGAFKHNMLFIPTLILLSYYLGLKLLEKLNGKNYKNYFDRTKTPRIILYVVLIFTIMRNINVSPFNVFAP; this is encoded by the coding sequence TTGTACATAATCATAGGGGCATTATTGATTTCAATAATACCCCTATATTACTTTTATGACCCTGGTAATGTAACAAATTTTCCAAAATGTCCTTTCTATACCATTACTGGTTTTTTATGTACAGGATGCGGAAGTCAAAGAGCTTTACATGATTTGTTGCACTTGAACATCATAGGTGCTTTTAAACATAACATGCTCTTTATACCCACCTTGATACTACTTTCATATTATCTGGGATTAAAACTACTGGAAAAATTAAATGGCAAGAATTACAAAAACTACTTTGACCGTACCAAAACACCAAGGATTATACTTTATGTTGTTTTGATATTTACCATTATGAGAAATATAAATGTTTCTCCCTTTAATGTATTTGCTCCGTAA
- a CDS encoding CD225/dispanin family protein has translation MNQPQKPNNYLVLAIICTVCCCLPAGIVGIVYSSKVNETYANGDYEAAEKASKNAKLWSIIGLSTGVIVLILYFLIFGFAVFASAMENGGF, from the coding sequence ATGAATCAACCGCAAAAACCGAACAACTATTTGGTACTGGCTATCATTTGTACGGTATGTTGTTGTTTACCCGCTGGTATTGTGGGCATTGTTTACTCTTCAAAAGTAAACGAAACCTATGCCAACGGTGACTACGAGGCCGCCGAAAAAGCATCCAAGAATGCCAAATTGTGGAGTATAATAGGGTTATCTACCGGAGTTATAGTTCTGATACTGTATTTCCTGATCTTTGGTTTTGCCGTGTTTGCAAGCGCTATGGAAAATGGCGGTTTTTAA
- a CDS encoding CCC motif membrane protein yields MEQQKLPNATISIVLGIVSFFCCCFSVGIGGIIFSGIALFLSNKDEKTYKQNPENYSNYSQVKTAKIIAIIGLVLAVLTLAYSIFMIISAGGWAEYMEQQKEVYEQLGIPME; encoded by the coding sequence ATGGAACAACAAAAATTACCCAATGCTACTATCTCGATAGTTTTAGGAATAGTATCGTTTTTCTGCTGCTGTTTTAGTGTTGGTATCGGAGGTATCATATTCTCTGGTATAGCATTATTTCTTTCAAATAAAGATGAAAAAACATACAAACAAAATCCAGAAAACTATTCAAATTATAGCCAAGTAAAAACTGCTAAGATCATTGCGATTATAGGATTGGTTTTGGCTGTACTAACCTTGGCATATTCTATCTTTATGATCATAAGTGCCGGTGGTTGGGCAGAATACATGGAACAACAAAAAGAGGTCTACGAGCAACTCGGTATCCCTATGGAATAA
- a CDS encoding DUF2752 domain-containing protein, whose protein sequence is MRLAATSYIAEDYMLPCISKRLMGFDCPGCGLQRSVALLFDGDFIGAFKMYPAIYTIILLFSFIGFDHFIKIKHSNTIIITLMISSVILILTNFLLKFL, encoded by the coding sequence ATGCGATTAGCCGCAACATCATATATTGCCGAGGATTACATGTTGCCTTGCATAAGTAAGCGTTTAATGGGGTTTGATTGCCCGGGGTGTGGCCTACAGCGCTCCGTGGCCCTTTTATTTGATGGTGATTTTATAGGGGCATTTAAAATGTACCCCGCCATTTACACGATAATCCTTTTATTCAGCTTTATCGGATTTGACCATTTCATCAAGATAAAACATTCCAACACCATTATCATTACGCTAATGATATCGAGTGTAATATTGATATTGACCAACTTTCTTTTAAAATTTTTATAA
- a CDS encoding DNA mismatch repair protein MutS, producing the protein MSTFQIGDTVETIDDVIKGTIISLSDANVTIEIDDGFTMRFLSSELVKTIQKDKITVSNYDVAKIKKEKELPTKRKQVATKPKERNAPKMEVDLHIHHLVPSTKDMTNHEMLNIQIDTAKRQLEFAIRKRIQKIVFIHGVGAGVLKEELHYLFGRYDVNYYDADYQKYGLGATEVYVFQNS; encoded by the coding sequence ATGAGCACGTTTCAAATAGGGGATACCGTCGAAACCATAGATGATGTGATCAAGGGTACGATCATATCACTAAGTGATGCCAATGTGACCATAGAGATTGATGATGGCTTTACGATGCGTTTTTTATCTTCGGAACTTGTAAAAACCATACAGAAAGATAAAATTACGGTATCTAACTATGATGTAGCCAAAATAAAAAAAGAGAAAGAACTTCCCACTAAAAGAAAACAAGTAGCTACAAAGCCCAAAGAGCGCAATGCTCCTAAAATGGAGGTAGATTTGCATATTCATCATTTGGTACCGTCCACAAAAGATATGACCAATCATGAAATGTTGAATATTCAAATTGATACCGCTAAACGGCAATTGGAGTTCGCCATTCGTAAACGTATCCAAAAAATAGTCTTTATTCACGGGGTGGGAGCGGGAGTATTAAAAGAAGAGCTACATTATCTTTTTGGCCGATATGACGTAAACTATTACGATGCGGACTATCAAAAATACGGTCTCGGAGCTACCGAGGTTTATGTTTTTCAGAATTCTTAA
- a CDS encoding cysteine desulfurase family protein produces MRKVYLDNAATTQVRKNVIDKMQEALGDFYGNPSSTHSYGRSAKSAIEKARKTIAKYLNAHPSEIIFTSGGTEADNMILRCAVRDLGIRTIITSKIEHHAVLHTAEELEIEYGITLLYVDLDTDGNPKHSHLEQLLQQNDTKKLVSLMHINNEIGNKIDVDSISELCLRNNALFHSDTVQSIGHYPWDVQRTKIDFLTAAAHKFHGPKGIGFAFIRRNSGLKPLIFGGSQERGFRAGTEPFHNIVGLEEAFVTSYDNLEEEKAYVTGLKQYFVEELKRKLPGVHFNGNSGSIEKSTYTLVNVCLPFDPQKALMLLFHLDIKGIACSKGSACQSGSDKGSHVLAEILPKERLGKPSLRFSFSIYNTKEELDYVIDELVAFANS; encoded by the coding sequence ATGAGAAAAGTTTACTTGGATAATGCGGCGACCACGCAGGTAAGGAAAAACGTTATAGATAAAATGCAAGAGGCGTTGGGCGATTTTTATGGCAATCCGTCCTCGACCCACAGTTACGGCCGCTCAGCCAAATCGGCCATTGAAAAGGCCAGAAAAACCATCGCCAAATATTTAAATGCCCACCCATCGGAAATTATCTTTACATCCGGAGGTACGGAAGCCGATAATATGATATTGCGATGCGCGGTTCGTGATTTAGGCATTAGAACGATCATTACTTCAAAAATAGAGCACCATGCCGTTTTGCACACTGCCGAAGAACTTGAAATAGAATATGGCATTACATTGCTTTATGTTGATTTGGATACCGATGGAAATCCAAAACACTCGCATTTAGAACAGTTATTGCAACAGAACGATACCAAAAAATTGGTAAGCCTCATGCATATAAACAACGAAATAGGCAATAAAATAGATGTTGATAGTATTAGTGAACTATGTCTACGTAACAATGCCCTTTTTCATTCCGATACGGTTCAGTCCATCGGGCATTATCCATGGGACGTACAACGGACGAAAATAGATTTTCTTACAGCTGCCGCCCATAAGTTTCATGGCCCCAAAGGCATAGGCTTTGCTTTCATCAGAAGGAATTCCGGATTAAAACCATTGATTTTCGGTGGCTCTCAGGAGCGTGGCTTTCGTGCAGGTACTGAACCTTTTCATAATATTGTGGGATTGGAAGAGGCCTTTGTTACTTCGTATGATAATCTAGAAGAAGAAAAAGCTTATGTTACTGGTCTCAAACAGTACTTTGTCGAAGAGCTAAAACGAAAATTACCTGGGGTACATTTTAATGGAAATTCCGGCAGTATTGAAAAAAGTACATATACGCTTGTGAATGTATGTTTGCCGTTTGACCCACAAAAAGCATTGATGTTATTGTTTCATTTGGATATTAAGGGGATTGCGTGCTCAAAGGGCAGTGCTTGTCAATCGGGCAGTGACAAGGGTTCCCATGTCTTGGCAGAAATTCTACCAAAAGAACGTTTGGGCAAACCTTCCCTGCGTTTTTCATTTTCTATCTATAATACCAAGGAAGAGTTGGATTATGTGATTGATGAACTTGTGGCCTTTGCCAATAGCTAG
- a CDS encoding TonB-dependent receptor, which translates to MGQTATITGIVLDENNTPLSNVNITANDIGTSTDENGFYILEIIADTKNKIIFSHIGHMKVVLENLVLTTNETYEFNPVLKTDAIQIDGVTITPTGKRNVEGIVTIAPEVVRKIPGANAGVENVLKLLPGVTSNNELSTQYSVRGGNYEENLVYVNEIEVYRPFLIRSAQQEGLSFVNSDLVQSLKFSAGGFQAKYGDKLSSVLDITYKNPTNFGLRADVSFLGASIAVETTSKNKRLSSVTGVRYRDNSLLVNSQQTQSNFNPVFADAQSYLTYTFSRKFNLNFLGNLALNIYENEPLTRQTNFGTINNPQALLVFYEGEESNRYTSALGGLKANYYPNENTTLKLISSVYHAIEDENSDVIAQYELGQVNTDLGSEELGEVVATRGLGTQFNRARNSLDALIFSLAHKGIYKKDNKALEWGVSYKHEDIRDKLMESEFLDSAGFSIRPPNPEFVNNQPEEPFDAPITAFEGVDAINFVTTNRFSAYVQIGNQKEFKNSTLYYNIGARAHHWYVTAKDNGTSSQTVFSPRFQITIKPEWKKDMLFRLSGGIYYQPPFYRELRDETGTVNPNVKAQKSIHLVLGNEYSFLLWDRPFTLLSEGYYKALNDVNPYTLEDVRIRYSASNNAEAYSYGFEMRLNGAFVPGTESWISLGYLETKENIDQRGYISRPTDQRLKMGILFQDYIPTISNLRMYLNLIYSTGVPGGSPSYADPYVFQNRLRDYKRADLGISYIFAEANNKYPKKERLRRFDELSVGFEIFNLFNNQNSITNTWVRDVDSKQQFAVPNFLTSRVFNLRLRMKL; encoded by the coding sequence ATGGGCCAAACGGCCACCATTACGGGAATAGTCTTGGACGAAAACAATACTCCGCTTTCCAACGTAAACATAACCGCCAATGATATAGGCACTTCAACAGATGAGAACGGATTTTATATTTTAGAAATCATTGCCGATACAAAAAACAAAATCATTTTTAGCCATATTGGCCATATGAAAGTAGTTTTGGAAAACCTAGTCCTGACCACTAACGAAACCTATGAATTCAATCCTGTTCTAAAAACCGATGCCATACAGATTGATGGCGTGACCATTACCCCAACGGGCAAAAGAAATGTGGAAGGTATCGTAACCATAGCACCAGAGGTTGTACGTAAAATTCCAGGGGCCAATGCTGGAGTAGAAAATGTGTTGAAATTATTGCCCGGCGTAACGTCTAATAATGAATTGAGCACACAATACTCCGTGAGGGGCGGAAATTATGAGGAAAACTTGGTCTATGTTAACGAAATAGAAGTATATCGCCCATTTTTGATACGTTCCGCACAACAGGAGGGCTTGAGTTTCGTAAACAGCGATTTGGTTCAGTCCCTAAAATTCAGTGCCGGTGGTTTTCAGGCCAAATACGGGGACAAACTTTCCTCGGTTTTGGATATTACCTATAAAAATCCGACCAATTTTGGACTACGGGCCGATGTAAGCTTTTTAGGTGCGAGCATTGCCGTAGAAACAACATCCAAAAACAAAAGATTAAGTAGCGTTACGGGAGTTAGATATAGGGACAATAGCCTTTTGGTGAACAGTCAGCAGACCCAATCTAATTTTAATCCGGTTTTTGCAGATGCCCAAAGCTATCTTACCTATACCTTTTCAAGAAAATTTAATCTCAACTTTTTGGGTAACCTAGCCTTGAACATTTATGAGAACGAACCGTTGACACGGCAGACCAATTTTGGAACTATAAACAATCCACAGGCCTTGCTGGTCTTTTACGAAGGTGAGGAAAGTAATAGGTATACCAGTGCACTTGGAGGGCTAAAGGCAAATTACTATCCCAATGAAAATACGACATTAAAGCTAATTTCATCGGTATACCACGCAATCGAAGATGAAAATTCTGATGTTATCGCCCAATACGAACTTGGGCAGGTAAATACTGATCTAGGAAGCGAAGAATTAGGCGAGGTCGTCGCTACCCGTGGTTTGGGAACACAATTCAATAGGGCACGAAATAGTTTGGATGCGCTGATTTTTAGCTTGGCTCATAAAGGTATTTACAAAAAAGACAACAAAGCTTTGGAATGGGGTGTCTCGTACAAACATGAGGATATCAGGGACAAATTAATGGAATCAGAATTTTTGGACTCTGCCGGTTTTTCGATTCGCCCACCAAACCCAGAATTTGTAAATAACCAGCCCGAAGAACCCTTTGATGCCCCTATCACAGCCTTTGAAGGCGTAGATGCCATCAATTTTGTAACAACAAATCGTTTTTCCGCATATGTACAAATTGGGAACCAAAAAGAGTTCAAGAATTCTACCTTATATTACAATATCGGGGCGAGGGCGCACCATTGGTATGTTACCGCCAAAGATAACGGTACATCTTCCCAAACCGTGTTCAGTCCTCGGTTTCAGATAACCATAAAACCTGAATGGAAAAAGGACATGCTTTTTAGGTTATCAGGCGGTATATATTATCAACCACCGTTTTACAGGGAACTGCGAGACGAAACAGGAACGGTAAACCCAAACGTGAAAGCACAAAAGTCAATTCATTTGGTTCTTGGCAACGAATACAGTTTTTTGTTATGGGACAGGCCTTTTACACTGTTGAGCGAAGGATATTATAAGGCATTGAACGATGTAAACCCGTATACGTTAGAAGATGTCCGCATTAGATATAGCGCCAGCAACAATGCCGAAGCATATTCATACGGATTTGAAATGCGTTTGAACGGTGCCTTTGTACCTGGAACCGAATCTTGGATAAGCCTAGGGTATCTGGAGACCAAGGAAAATATAGACCAACGTGGATACATCTCAAGACCTACCGACCAACGTTTAAAAATGGGGATTCTTTTTCAGGATTATATACCCACCATATCCAATTTGAGAATGTACCTCAACCTGATATATAGTACAGGAGTTCCAGGAGGTTCTCCCAGTTATGCGGACCCCTATGTTTTTCAAAATAGATTACGGGATTATAAAAGGGCCGATTTGGGAATTTCATATATTTTTGCAGAAGCAAACAACAAGTATCCTAAAAAAGAAAGGTTACGCCGTTTTGACGAATTGAGTGTTGGGTTTGAAATTTTTAACCTGTTCAATAATCAAAATTCAATTACCAATACCTGGGTCAGGGACGTAGATAGCAAACAACAATTTGCAGTACCCAATTTTTTGACATCCAGAGTATTTAATCTAAGGTTGCGAATGAAACTTTAA